Genomic DNA from Hordeum vulgare subsp. vulgare chromosome 2H, MorexV3_pseudomolecules_assembly, whole genome shotgun sequence:
AGGCCTATGGTTGAGGATGGATTTGGAAATCAGTTTATTCAAGTTAGAATTGAGTGGCATGGGCATCCTTGTCATGTACTTGTGTCATGGGGCTCCGTCGTTGGTGTGGTTGATGGCTGGTAGGTATGGTTTGTACTTCGATGTCCTAGTCGTGGTGGGGTGTCAGTTTTGAAGTTTGATGGCTTGTCCGGGGTGTGGTCCAGGTGTGGTTCGTTCAACGATAATGACTTCGCCTTTGGTGAGCTATCTTGAAGGTTCGTCAATCTCCATATCGACAATGAAGCCACGTCGAGCTTGGATGAAGAATTGATTCTTCATTATTAATTTTGATGATTGCTTTAGTCGTGCatgatttttctttcttgattactccctccgttcctaaatataagtttttttaggaaTTTCATTAGAAgagtacatacggatgtatatagacatattttagagtgtagatttatttattttacttcgtatgtagtccctaatgaaatctcttaaaagacttatatttaggaacggagggagtatatttttacTTTTTGGCTGGTAGTTCTTTTTTAAAGGCTAGCGTTCCActgttcttattttattttatcatgtcatttattaaatgactgttattatggttTTTATGATATGAATATAAGACATCTGTTTTTGTTAACATGAAAGAAGAAAAAAGACATTGATTCGGGGGCTTTTCTTTCTAAAAAAGAAACTCACCTTCCCGTGGGTAGCTATTTTAATTTCCCCACTTTTCTTTTTTGAAACCCAGAGGCCACTAATTATGTTTCCCCAGGCATAAATAGGCGGGCGCCTTCTTCCCCCCTGGTTTGTCCGTTCGCTCGACGGAGCTCGATCCTGCTGGACTCGATCCCGTCGACGAATCGAGGTACCCTACCCATTGTCTCTGCCCTTCACCTCTTGTCACCGTCCCGATCCCGCCCCTCTTCCTGCGGTTCTGACTCGATTCCCTCCGTCTCATGCGCAGACACGCCGCGCCGGACGGACGAGGGACGACTGCGCCTCCACGCGCCAGCAGTCGCTCTCCGGTTCACGTCGGCCGCAGCCAGCCAGGGGCACGGCGatcgaaacaaaaacaaaaggttgGTCCTGCCGTCCCCGTCCCCAAACATTTTCCACCATGCAGATTTCCGGCAGTACGTACATTGAGGCCTCACAAACCGGGCAACATTAAGCAACGTTGTTATCATTTTGATTGACATTCTGCGATGCGTTGTGTCCCAGCAAAGTTAAGCAAAACAAACCGCGGCCATGCGAGTTACCGGAGAACACCAAACGGCGCCGCATGACGTGGGGTGGGGCACAGGGATCGCGCTTGGCGAGGGGCCCCACAGGTGTTGGGATCCGGTACGACGAGGGGCATATAGTTTTAGGCGCCACGAATATCCGCACCCCCCAGAAAGGATATCCGCTCCCGATATCCCCCTTCCGAAGACTAATCTATTCCTAGCGTCGCGGCCGGCCCCAACCAAATCCGCCGAgcccttctctttttcttttggtGGCAAAGGGAGAGACGGCGGGGAACCTTGGTGCCGTCACCCCCGGTACGAACAAGCGGAGGCTGGGAGGTGCCCGTCGCCCGTGCAATTTCGCAGCGCCATGGGTCTCTACGCTGTATGCGTGTCCATTTTTCTACTGGTATCTTCCGAATTGCTAGCCTGGCATCGTGGCACTATGTACAGAAAATGTTATACGGcgaatatggtggtctacgctcgTGTTGGACTAGCCATATTTCGAGGCACATGCTGCATGTTGTATATTTTATGACACGAGTTTGTAGTCAACTAAGCAGTGCTCACTCGATACGCCACCGTCGCTTCGCTGAGCCACAAAGAAGGAGGTGGGCGGGAGCGTGAGCTGACCGGGGAAACACCCGACCCACGGGCACCACGAGCAGGAGCAGCCGAACAAAAGCTGTCGCCAGCGCCGGTATAAAAGACGAGCAGCTACCACCTCGGAAGCCACGGCCGAGACGCCTCACAAATTCCACGGTCCGCGCTCCccacgagccccccccccccaaggtcaCGCTCGGCTCCACGACCCGCCAACAGCcggccggagaagaagaagaagaagaagaccacacGTCCTCTGTTTCCCGGACAACCTCCACCGTCCTCTCTCCGCAGGTAATGAATGGCTTACATCATGCCGGCGCCTCCCCATCTTGCTTTCAGTTCCGTTTCGGCACGCCTGCGTCAGAAAAAGGTGGTTCCTCGCCGGCCATGGCGGCATAACGGATCGCCCGACTTCTGTTCGACGGCTGTCGTGCAAGTTGTGTGAAGTTTCGGCCAACTCCGGCCTCTCTGCTCGCTCTGCTTTCTCTTTCAGAAAAGAGCAAGATCCGTTGGTTCTGTTGCTTCTGTTGTCGGGCAACCTTGCCTTGCTTGCAAGACCGGCTTTCTCTTGCTTCCTCCCCTTTATATTCGTTCGTGCCCTTGCGCTCGTATTCACGCATCTCTGTGCCTTGCCTTCCATCCTTCCCTCCCATTGCTCAACTGGAGGTGAGATGCTGCTGCGTTAGATAGAAGGATGTTTTCTTTTCTGCTTCCGTACCATCTACTGTATTTCATTCGATCGAGAAGGGTTCAGTCCCAGTTCTTGATTTCTGTAGTGATTCTTAGATCTTGCCCCCTTCCATCCACCAAATCTTCCAATCAATTTTCAGGTTAATGTCAACTGTATGAAGATAGTGGTTGTTTTCTCTGCTCAATCCGGGGTGGTGTATTTGTCATAAAGGGTCCCTGATTTTAATTTTGAGCCTGAGCGCTTGGCTACCCTGTTAGATTGATTCTGATGAAAAGTGCTCATTTGTAGGCATATGTATGCTGATGCCAGGGGGCCGCTGATTCAAGTGATTTAACAATGCTGTGCTTGCGCCTTGCAGCATCCCACCTAAAAAAAAATCGTATAGTAATATTAGCGTGCTCTGTTTATTTTATTTCAGGAACCATCTAGTCCTTTGCCCCAATAATTCTTCCAAACATTGTTATAGGATGATTACTCCTTGTTGCAAAATTAAGCATTTGCACCTGTCACTTTCATTTTCATAACTCCAAGTTCCACATTTGTGCCAAGCTGTCGGTCAGCACTTTCATTTTTATATCATCTTATCTGGATAGTTCTGACGATTGCCATGCTTGACATTTTTTTTCAGATAAAGGCAATAATTAACACCGGCCGGCCTTCTTCCCGGCTACATTAACAGTTAGTGGATAAACCAAATTCAGGCTCACCCATGGGCTCCTCTAATGAGAGCAGAAGCAGAATGGGTAGCATAAAGCCGTTGGGGATTCAGCTCTTCGAGTGTATCCGTGGCGGCCCTCTCTCCTTCAGATCGTGTCAGGCTCTTGTGTTGGTGCTCACCTTCCTGTCATATGCTAGTTATCATGCCACTAGGAAAACCACAAGCATTGTCAAGAGTGTTCTTGATCCCAAGACATCAAACCTAGGCTTGTTGCACTGGCCCAGCCATCTATATCTCCAAGATCTAAAAGGTGCGGCGAACAACACGGCTCTCCAGAGTGGTTGGGCTCCGTTCAATGGCGAGGATGGCACCGCGCTGCTCGGCGAGATCGATCTTGCATTCCTTGGGTTATATGCAATTGGCATGTTCTTTGCTGGCCATTTGGGTGACCGGGTGGATCTCAGGATCCTCCTGACCATCGGAATGGTAGGTACCGGGCTGTTCACCGCCGCTTTCGGAGCTGGCTACTGGCTCAACATCCACAGCTTCTACTACTTTCTGGGCGTCCAGATGATCGCCGGCCTGTTTCAGTCGAGCGGCTGGCCCTCCGTGGTCGCCGTCGTCGGCAATTGGTTCGGGAAGAGCAAGAGGGGGCTGATCATGGGGATTTGGAACGCTCACACCTCCGTGGGAAACATATCTGGCTCACTGATCGCGGCTGCCATGCTGAAGTTTGGGTGGAGCTGGTCGTTTGCAGTGCCCGGTGCCATGATCGCGCTGGTCGGGCTCGccgtctttctcttcttgcctgtTGACCCCGAGGTGATCGGCGTCGAGGAGGATCGCCATGTGAAGGACTACGAGAAGAATGGCACGGATGTGCCTCTGCTGGAGGGACACTCGAGTGGGCGAGACGAGGCAGTGGGGTTCATCCAGGCATGGAAAATTCCCGGCGTTGCCCCATTTGCTCTCTGCCTATTCttctgcaagcttgtggcctacACGTTCCTCTACTGGCTCCCATTTTACCTCAGCCACACAGGTTCGTCTAGTTGTACTATATTGTTATGGCGGCAGCACGTGGAGATAAGAAATGAATCTTTTCTTTACCTGACCACCGTTTTGTTTTGTTCCTGACGAATTTCAGAGATCGGGGGAGAATATCTGTCAGATTCCGCGGCGGGGATATTGTCGACCCTGTTCGACGTCGGCGGCGTCGTCGGCGGCATCCTGGCCGGCCACATCTCCGACCGGCTGGACGCGCGGGCGCTGACGGCGGCGACCTTCACCTTCTCGGCCATACCGGCGCTCTTCTTCTACCGCATCTACGGGAGCATCTCGCTGACGTGGAACGTGGCGCTCATGTTCGTGACGGGGGTGCTCGTGAACGGGCCCTACGCGCTCATCACCACCGCCGTGTCCGCCGACCTCGGCACGCACAGCTCGCTCAACGGCAACTCCCGCGCGCTGGCCACCGTGACGGCGATCATCGACGGCACGGGATCCATCGGCGCCGCGGCGGGGCCGCTGCTGACGGGGTACATCTCGGCCAGGAGCTGGAGCGGCGTGTTCACGATGCTGATGGCGTCGGCGCTCATCGCCGGCCTGCTGCTGTCGAGGCTGGTCGTGGCGGAGATCTCCGACAAGATGGCGGCGTCGCGGAGGCCCGACGGCTCGGCGAGCGACCTGCCCGTGTCGTCGCTGGAGGAACCGTAGACGGGGCCGGAGATGGCCGGGCTGTACATTGATCCGGGCGGTGGGTGTAGTGGGAAAACTGGAGGTGCGACGGGAAGAAAGAGCGGGCTCCCCTCTGATTTTTCCAGCCGAGGTGGCGTGTACGTACGTAGTAGGGTGCTCTTGGGTCTCATGTGACTGTGTCGTGCTGTGCATATGGAGCGGTTATTACGCTGGATTCGATCGGATAACAGTGCGGGTTATCGTGCGCTGTCTGCTCGTCGATGTACGTAGAGAGCATGTGTGTGGCCATTAAGACCATGGAAAGCGGTACCCTCTCTTTTGCATTGCAGTAGTACTATCGGCGAAAGACCAAGGAAAAGGAGGCCGGCATTGTACTGAATTTGTAGCCACTTCCAAAAGTGTAGTGCATTCATTGtagcgcatgatgctatgaataTCCTTTCACCGCTCGGTAACAAgtactccgtttctaaatataagtcttttttagagTTTTTCACTAGTAAactacatacaaaataaaatgagtgaatcaacactctaaagcatgtctatatacatctgtatgtagttttctagtgcaaactctaaaaagacttatatttaggaacggagggagtatatactgTCAATTGGCGGCTCCTCACACAAACACACATTTTTGTGTGATTGTTAGCAAGGACTACAGCCGGCGTAAAACAGACGGAACCAGCCGATGTAAAATGTTTCGTTCGCTAAAAACCCTCGTTGCCTTCGAGATCCCAGGTCATCGCCCTTGACTCTTCGAACGCCGCCACCTCTAGGATTCGCAGCCGTCGACACAATTTACCCTGTCGTCGTCGCCGTAGCTGAACcgccaccaagctagggtacggttcgatCTCCTTTGC
This window encodes:
- the LOC123427549 gene encoding putative glycerol-3-phosphate transporter 1 translates to MGSSNESRSRMGSIKPLGIQLFECIRGGPLSFRSCQALVLVLTFLSYASYHATRKTTSIVKSVLDPKTSNLGLLHWPSHLYLQDLKGAANNTALQSGWAPFNGEDGTALLGEIDLAFLGLYAIGMFFAGHLGDRVDLRILLTIGMVGTGLFTAAFGAGYWLNIHSFYYFLGVQMIAGLFQSSGWPSVVAVVGNWFGKSKRGLIMGIWNAHTSVGNISGSLIAAAMLKFGWSWSFAVPGAMIALVGLAVFLFLPVDPEVIGVEEDRHVKDYEKNGTDVPLLEGHSSGRDEAVGFIQAWKIPGVAPFALCLFFCKLVAYTFLYWLPFYLSHTEIGGEYLSDSAAGILSTLFDVGGVVGGILAGHISDRLDARALTAATFTFSAIPALFFYRIYGSISLTWNVALMFVTGVLVNGPYALITTAVSADLGTHSSLNGNSRALATVTAIIDGTGSIGAAAGPLLTGYISARSWSGVFTMLMASALIAGLLLSRLVVAEISDKMAASRRPDGSASDLPVSSLEEP